The following coding sequences are from one Nilaparvata lugens isolate BPH chromosome 4, ASM1435652v1, whole genome shotgun sequence window:
- the LOC120350828 gene encoding zinc finger MYM-type protein 1-like: MNPVEEVNRKVQSPDLSVTDLEDMFINLVCILEEKRGGFEDFWKFCLSVKPPSVAEPELARKRRIPQRYENKEAGAPHTFNTPAEFFKIKYIEICETVRSCVASRFDATGLSKVIAVERECLSVLNEGQKSDMTRSKEFFQNDLDTDRLFLHLSMLSDISKQKKLQLRTLNDVKKYFELEPSVKEMLPELVKGLKLLQVVPVTSATNERSFSALRRLKTYLRATMGQKRLNNLAITHAHQDILEEIDICQVINEFIKRNPVRRSSFALF, from the coding sequence ATGAACCCAGTTGAAGAGGTAAATCGCAAAGTTCAATCACCTGATTTGAGCGTAACTGATTTAGAAGATATGTTTATTAACCTAGTCTGTATTTTGGAAGAAAAGCGTGGAGGGTTTGAGGACTTCTGGAAGTTTTGCCTATCAGTGAAGCCACCATCAGTAGCTGAACCGGAACTAGCAAGAAAACGCCGCATTCCTCAACGGTATGAAAACAAGGAGGCTGGAGCACCCCACACATTCAACACACCAgctgaattttttaaaatcaaatacattgaaatttgtGAAACTGTGAGGTCTTGTGTTGCCAGCAGATTTGATGCAACAGGACTGTCAAAGGTCATTGCAGTGGAAAGGGAGTGTCTGTCTGTTTTAAACGAAGGACAAAAAAGTGATATGACACGCTCTAAAgagttttttcaaaatgatctggACACTGACAGATTATTCTTACATTTGTCAATGTTAAGTGACATTTCCAAACAAAAGAAGCTGCAACTTCGTACGTTGAATGATGTTAAAAAGTACTTTGAACTAGAACCCAGTGTGAAGGAAATGTTACCAGAACTTGTGAAAGGCTTGAAACTGCTTCAAGTTGTGCCGGTGACGTCAGCAACTAACGAACGTTCATTTAGTGCCCTGCGCCGCCTCAAAACCTACCTTAGAGCTACAATGGGACAGAAAAGACTCAACAACTTAGCGATAACTCATGCTCATCAAGATATTTTGGAAGAAATAGACATTTGTCAAGTCATCAACGAGTTCATTAAAAGGAATCCAGTCAGAAGATCCAGTTTTGCACTCTTCTAA